In Streptomyces sp. SN-593, a single genomic region encodes these proteins:
- a CDS encoding glycosyltransferase family 2 protein produces MPDLAESRSASFDRATPGVPRHAPRRAHAADDFSGGRPRLIALIPAHNEQDRIAEAIDGLYAQTRRPDLVVVVADNCTDATVRVAREAGAEVFETRGNTHKKAGALNQAIAWALPHLSDRDLVLVQDADTVLSPWFVQTAEGTFNRRVGAVGGVFYGEQGGGLLGLLQRMEFHRYAWEVERRGGKASVLTGTGTMFRARVLREVRASRREGRIGGGSDYYSLASLTEDDEITKAVKTLGYRTMSPAGCAVTTEVMTTWPKLWHQRMRWQRGALENLRDYGWTRVTARYFVQQFMMGFGAVSFLVYLSFMAFTLSSYGWPGLSPFWTAIGALFLVEKVVSVRRAGPRAVVVAALMVPEMLYDLFQHAVYFSSLWGLLRRSEEKWVAT; encoded by the coding sequence GTGCCCGATCTCGCGGAATCGCGCTCCGCGTCCTTCGACCGAGCGACCCCGGGTGTGCCGCGGCACGCACCGCGCCGCGCCCACGCCGCCGACGACTTCTCCGGCGGCCGGCCCCGCCTGATCGCGCTCATCCCGGCGCACAACGAGCAGGACCGTATCGCCGAGGCGATCGACGGCCTGTACGCCCAGACGCGGCGCCCGGACCTCGTCGTGGTCGTCGCCGACAACTGCACCGACGCCACCGTGCGGGTCGCACGGGAAGCGGGCGCCGAGGTCTTCGAGACCCGGGGCAACACCCACAAGAAGGCCGGCGCGCTCAACCAGGCCATCGCGTGGGCGCTCCCCCACCTGTCGGACCGCGACCTGGTCCTCGTGCAGGACGCCGACACCGTGCTCAGCCCCTGGTTCGTGCAGACCGCCGAGGGAACCTTCAACCGCAGGGTGGGCGCGGTCGGCGGGGTGTTCTACGGAGAGCAGGGCGGCGGGCTGCTCGGCCTGCTCCAGCGCATGGAGTTCCACCGCTACGCCTGGGAGGTCGAGCGCAGGGGCGGGAAGGCGTCGGTGCTGACCGGCACCGGGACGATGTTCCGCGCACGCGTCCTGAGGGAGGTCCGCGCCTCCCGCCGGGAAGGCCGGATCGGCGGCGGCTCGGACTACTACAGCCTCGCCTCCCTGACCGAGGACGACGAGATCACCAAGGCCGTCAAGACCCTCGGCTACCGCACGATGTCGCCCGCCGGCTGCGCGGTGACCACCGAGGTGATGACCACCTGGCCCAAGCTGTGGCACCAGCGGATGCGCTGGCAGCGCGGGGCGTTGGAGAACCTGCGGGACTACGGCTGGACGCGCGTGACGGCGCGGTACTTCGTGCAGCAGTTCATGATGGGGTTCGGCGCGGTCAGCTTCCTCGTCTACCTGTCCTTCATGGCCTTCACGCTCAGCTCGTACGGCTGGCCGGGCCTGTCGCCGTTCTGGACGGCCATCGGCGCCCTCTTCCTGGTGGAGAAGGTGGTCTCGGTGCGCAGGGCCGGCCCGCGCGCGGTCGTCGTGGCCGCGCTGATGGTGCCCGAGATGCTCTACGACCTCTTCCAGCACGCCGTGTACTTCTCCTCGTTGTGGGGGCTGTTGCGCCGCAGCGAGGAGAAGTGGGTCGCCACCTGA
- a CDS encoding YihY/virulence factor BrkB family protein — protein sequence MERPEPEHTGATVHEPGRAPEKPSDLPEGSSRGILKRTLKEYKADNLADLAAALTYYAILAIFPALLALVSIVGLLSKSSAKSLTDNITSVAPGAVRSTLTSIVSQVQASGNKALIPLIIGVVVALWSASGYVAAFMRAGNAVYDIGEGRPAWKALPTRFAITVFIVIVLAAISVGIVFTGSLARRTGHILGMGDTAVTVWNYAKWPVMVVLFALVVAVLHWAAPNVRHKFAWVTRGSLLSVLLWIVASALFAVYVANFSSYNKTYGTFAGVIIFLVWLWISNIALLLGLEYSAESERARAEEGGQPLGEEPYVEPRDTRKL from the coding sequence GACCTGCCCGAGGGCTCCTCGCGCGGAATCCTGAAACGCACCCTCAAGGAGTACAAGGCCGACAACCTGGCCGACCTGGCCGCGGCACTGACGTACTACGCGATCCTGGCGATCTTCCCGGCGCTGCTGGCCCTCGTCTCGATCGTCGGGCTCCTGAGCAAGTCGTCCGCCAAGTCGCTGACCGACAACATCACCAGCGTGGCGCCCGGCGCCGTACGGTCCACCCTCACCAGCATCGTGTCCCAGGTCCAGGCCAGCGGGAACAAGGCCCTCATCCCGCTGATCATCGGGGTCGTGGTCGCCCTGTGGTCGGCCTCGGGGTACGTGGCGGCCTTCATGCGGGCCGGCAACGCGGTCTACGACATCGGGGAGGGGCGCCCGGCGTGGAAGGCACTGCCCACCCGGTTCGCGATCACCGTCTTCATCGTCATCGTCCTGGCCGCGATCTCCGTGGGAATCGTGTTCACCGGCAGCCTGGCCCGCCGGACCGGGCACATTCTCGGGATGGGCGACACCGCGGTGACGGTGTGGAACTACGCCAAGTGGCCCGTCATGGTCGTCCTCTTCGCCCTGGTCGTCGCGGTGCTGCACTGGGCGGCACCGAACGTCAGGCACAAGTTCGCCTGGGTCACCCGCGGCAGCCTGCTGAGCGTCCTGCTGTGGATCGTCGCCTCGGCGCTCTTCGCCGTCTACGTCGCCAACTTCAGCAGCTACAACAAGACCTACGGCACCTTCGCCGGAGTGATCATCTTCCTCGTCTGGCTCTGGATCTCCAACATCGCCCTGCTCCTGGGCCTGGAGTACAGCGCGGAATCCGAGCGCGCCCGGGCGGAGGAAGGCGGGCAGCCCCTCGGCGAGGAGCCCTACGTCGAGCCGCGCGACACCCGCAAGCTCTGA
- a CDS encoding LysR family transcriptional regulator has translation MEARHLRYAVALAEHEHFGRAAGELGIAQPPLSRQIADLEREVGTRLFDRTRQGVFPTAAGEAFLARARRALDEIAAATVDAGRAGRGETGRLRLGFVASALLDPLPGVLSRFGRERPDVRLELHEMATSRSGPALVAGELDVAFTLGPPRGAGAEHLVSVPVGRDHVIAVVGTAHPYAGQQSVSAAQLRRQPLIVSAGADEPAVVAGLRTLLGTDSSALGGATVARDVHTIIGLAATGVGVGLGPSRMRAVPRPGVRFCDVTPCTPLPDLVLSFAARDHSPVLRAFLDTIRKNCPDVGAALDDRLRPRP, from the coding sequence ATGGAAGCGCGGCACCTGCGGTACGCGGTCGCCCTCGCCGAGCACGAACACTTCGGCCGGGCGGCGGGCGAGTTGGGCATCGCGCAGCCGCCGCTGTCCAGGCAGATCGCCGATCTGGAGCGCGAGGTCGGGACGCGGCTGTTCGACCGCACGCGTCAGGGGGTGTTCCCGACCGCCGCCGGCGAGGCGTTCCTCGCGCGGGCGCGCCGGGCGCTCGACGAGATCGCGGCGGCCACGGTCGACGCGGGCCGGGCCGGGCGCGGCGAGACGGGACGCCTGCGCCTCGGCTTCGTCGCCTCGGCACTGCTCGACCCGCTGCCGGGCGTCCTGAGCCGGTTCGGCCGTGAACGGCCCGATGTGAGACTGGAACTGCACGAGATGGCGACCAGCCGCAGCGGCCCGGCCCTCGTCGCCGGGGAACTGGACGTGGCCTTCACCCTCGGCCCCCCACGGGGTGCCGGAGCCGAGCATCTCGTGTCCGTCCCCGTCGGACGCGACCACGTGATCGCTGTGGTCGGTACGGCGCACCCGTACGCGGGTCAACAGTCGGTCAGTGCCGCTCAGTTGCGGCGACAGCCGCTGATCGTGTCGGCCGGCGCGGACGAGCCGGCTGTGGTCGCCGGACTGCGTACCCTGCTGGGCACGGACTCGTCGGCTCTCGGTGGCGCGACCGTCGCGAGGGACGTGCACACGATCATCGGCCTGGCCGCCACGGGCGTGGGCGTCGGCCTGGGACCTTCCCGCATGAGGGCGGTCCCGCGTCCGGGAGTGCGGTTCTGTGACGTGACCCCGTGCACGCCCCTGCCCGATCTCGTCCTGTCCTTCGCGGCCCGCGATCACTCGCCGGTGCTGCGCGCCTTCCTCGACACCATCCGGAAGAACTGCCCCGACGTCGGCGCCGCGCTCGACGACCGGCTCCGGCCCCGCCCTTGA
- a CDS encoding alpha/beta hydrolase: protein MENASSTDTVFVFVHGAWHGSGQWAATQRALAGLGAASVAVDLPGHGFDAPLPTGYLLPGQPGLLTERSQLAAVTMDDCAEAVLSVLRQVRRHRTAVLVAHSAGGGPASLAAERAPELVDRIVYLSAFVPGGRARFSDYLGSPENASALGRNLDLGDPEALGAVRINPLSPDPAYLDELRETHYHDTPLDRFDRWRSALSPDLPLAIPTAPVTLTATRWGRIPRTFLRCAEDRALAPAAQDLMIAEADRAFPRSPFTVRTLPGSHTPFAARPGELATVLVS, encoded by the coding sequence ATGGAGAACGCCTCTTCGACCGACACCGTCTTCGTCTTCGTGCACGGCGCCTGGCACGGCTCCGGACAGTGGGCGGCGACGCAGCGCGCCCTGGCCGGACTGGGTGCCGCAAGCGTGGCCGTCGACCTGCCGGGGCACGGGTTCGACGCCCCCCTGCCCACCGGATACCTGCTGCCCGGCCAGCCGGGCCTGCTGACCGAGAGGTCACAGCTCGCCGCCGTGACGATGGACGACTGCGCCGAGGCCGTACTGAGCGTCCTGCGCCAGGTGCGTCGCCATCGCACGGCCGTGCTCGTGGCGCACAGCGCGGGCGGCGGTCCGGCGTCCCTGGCCGCGGAGCGGGCGCCCGAACTGGTGGACCGGATCGTCTACCTGTCGGCTTTCGTCCCGGGCGGGCGGGCGCGGTTCTCCGACTATCTGGGCTCGCCCGAGAACGCCTCCGCGCTGGGCCGGAACCTGGATCTCGGCGACCCCGAAGCCCTGGGCGCCGTACGGATCAATCCGCTCTCGCCTGATCCCGCCTACCTCGACGAACTGCGGGAAACCCACTACCACGACACCCCCCTGGACCGCTTCGACCGGTGGCGGTCCGCGCTGAGCCCCGATCTGCCCCTGGCGATACCGACGGCTCCGGTCACCCTGACCGCAACACGGTGGGGACGGATTCCACGGACCTTCCTGCGCTGCGCCGAGGACCGGGCGCTGGCACCGGCCGCGCAGGACCTGATGATCGCGGAAGCCGACCGGGCCTTCCCTCGCAGCCCGTTCACCGTGCGTACCCTGCCCGGCAGCCACACCCCGTTCGCCGCCCGGCCGGGCGAGCTGGCCACGGTCCTCGTCTCGTGA